Within Flavobacterium pisciphilum, the genomic segment AACTAGATGTTAATGGAGAAGTAAAAGTTAAAGAAAATTTATTTATTACAGGCGCGTCAGGGGGATATACTACTGGCGATAACCCAATTTTATTTTTTGGGGTAAGTAATGGATTTGCAAGAATAAATATTCCATTTGGAGATAAAATGATTCTATCTTCTTATCATGGATATGCATTTAAGACTAGTTATAATGGTGCAACTCCAATTACAGCATTAACGATTGGTATTACAGGAGATGTAGGTATAGGAGTAACCAATCCAGATGAAAAACTTACTGTAAAAGGAAAAATTCATGCCCAAGAAGTAAGGATTGACTTAGCAGCTCCTATTGTGCCTGATTATGTTTTTGCTAATGATTATAAATTGAGATCATTAGAGGAAGTAGAGGATTATGTAAAAGAGAATCGTCATTTACCTGAAATTCCGTCTGCTGCTGTAATTGAAAAAAATGGATTGATGCTTGCCGAAATGAATATGAGTTTATTGAAAAAGATTGAGGAACTAACTCTTTATGCTATAGAACAGAAGAAAGAATTAAGCACTCAAAAGGAGGAAATAATTCAATTAAAAAAATACAATACAGAATTGGAACTTATTAAAGAGAGATTGTTGAAATTAGAAGGTCATAAATAAGCTATATTTTTACCATATATTTTCACTTTCAAAAAAAGCTTATTTAAATCGCTCGAGAGTTTTGTCGATTAAATTCTCAATTTCTAAAAATTTATACGCCATTTTCAAAACTTCTTCCTGAAAGTGCTCTAAATCTAGTTTTAGCCAGCCTTCCATTAAGGTTAATGGACCGTGATTTACGCTTACATTTTGCCATTTATGAGTGTAATCTTTGAAATCTTCCCTAAAGAGTTCAGCAAATTTTCTGCTTTGTATAGAATGTCCTTTTAGTTTTCTCAATTTTAAAGCATGAATATTATACATTATTTTTTGCTTTTCTATTGTTGAATCATTGATCCAAAGAGAAAAAAAGATTCTTGATTCGGCAGTTAATGGCTCTTGTGGATTGTTTGTCCATGATTTTTTATACAATTTGATAAAAACAGAATCCAAATAAATACCAACTGAAACTTCAATTGATTTTTCACGTAAAAGTTTTTGATCAAGTTGATCTGCTACCTTTTGAAAGTTTTCTAGATAAAAAGAAGTATCCATGTTTTATTTACTATTTAGAGAATAACCCAGTGGTTTAGTTTGCAGTCACGGTGTGCAGTCTCAGTTAGAAATTGCAATAAATCCATTTCTCATTTTACATTTTGCCTTTTATAAATCCACGCTATCAGAGTAAGAATATTTGTTTCCAAATTTAATCATAACACCCAAAATTTAAGCTCTTCATTTTTCCATCTTCCGCTTCTCCAACCAATACAGTTGATTTATCATGTTCAATTTTATCTCTATTTTTAAATAGTTCATCTTTATTTAGCGTTTTACAGTCTTTTGAATAAATGAGTGTATTAGAGTCTACTTTATAAGTTCTTATTTTTGAATTTTTATTTATGATTATCTTTTCATCAACATTTTCATATTTTATTTGAACAAAATCAATATCAATAACTACCTCATCATTAATTTTATATATTCTTTTTAAAAAAGCATTTATTTCCTTTTTGTCTTCTCCAAAGACAATTTTGTCGGATGATTTTAAATCATTTTTTATTTTTTCTGATTCCGTTTTTATGTGTGTTTTCTCAGAGTTTAAATTGTTTTCCTTATTTCCATTGCAGGAAAATATTAAAATTAAAACGAGAAACCATAAAATGTTTTTTTTCATTGCTTTATTTCTATTTGTTCTGGTTAATTTTTCTATTAATTGTATTTTTTTATTTAAATCTATTTGTTTAGCAGGTTTGGTTTTGTCATAATTATAACAGCACCTCTCTCTCCTTGAAAGCCATACAGCATAGTAGCAGTTTGTTTATTCAAAAATGCAATTTGATATAAGTCTTTTTTTTCTAAAGGTATAAAGATTGTATCATTATTAATATCATATTCAAATGGACGACCATCAATTATTACAATTGGAGTTGAAGTTATTTGGTCTAATTTTATTATTTTATGAATCGAATCGGATAAAAAATATTTTTGATTATCAGTGTCTTTAAGCACGAAAGTTTTATTTTTTGAGCAACCAAAAATTGTAATTAAAATAAGTGCTAGTATGAGTTTTTTCATAAAACCTTCTTTCTTAGAGGATATTGGCTATAGCAATAGTGCTATTAGGAACTTTTGCGTAGTCCCTTGCGTTCACGAGTGAGACACTCGGGTTAGTAGTGCTAGCATTGATGAACAAACAAAGCAAAGCTTTGCGAACTTTGTGGTTAAACCTTTTTGCATTTCACAAAATACACTTTACAAAACCCGATAAACTGGATACTGCATATGTGCTTTTTCATAATAAGCAGAATGTTTGTAAACCCAATCCAGTTGTGCTTCTGAATCTTTGGCAAGTTTAGGGTCGTTGAGTTTGGCTTGTTCTAATTCGGCTTTTAATTTTGGATTGTCTTTTAATAGTTTAGCGGCAGTATCTTCAAAAACATATTCTGAGTAGCCTTCTTTTTGCTGTAGAATCGTATCGAAGAAATTCCAGTTAAAGAAGGAATCAACACCTTCTGGTTCTAGTGTTTCTAGTAGGTATTTGATTGCTTTTTGTTGGGTTTTGAATACATAATCTCCTTTGTGAAAAGGCACTTTTGTTATTTGTGAAGTTACTTTGGTGTTTCGGTGTAGATAATGTCCTTCGTAAGCAGAATTTGTTGTTTTAAAATCGGCAATCCTGTAACTTTCAACTTCTATTATAGTATCATTTTTTAGTTGTGTGTAAGCAGCTCCATTGCTTTTGAGTAAATCGATAACATTCCAGTACCCTTTAGGAATAATATAGGCAGTCGGCACTGTGATATCTTTTACTGATTTGAACTCTTTTATATAAGGAATGTCTTTTTTGTATGGTTTTGTTCTGTCATAAAACAAACGGTTACCAGTGGTAGCATCGCTTTTTTTGTGAGTTGCTTCATATCCTAGAAAGTTAAAGGTTGTCATTTTTGTGCTATCAATTTCCCATTTTATGGTATATGTTTTTTTAGGAACGTATTGCGCTTCATTTTTCAAACGCATTTCTTTTATTTTCTTGTAATTAGCATCGGTAAAGTCAATTGTTGTTGTCATGTATTCGTAAGTTGCTTTTACACGGTCGGCATAATTTTTAAGCATATGTGTTTCTACTACAAATCCAATTGTATTAAAAAGAGAGGTGTAACCAGTTGTGTAACGCGGACTATCTGAAAATTGTATAAAACCATTATCTGGTGTTTCCTCAAATGCATTTACATAAGGAGTAGTTTCTAGGTTCTTTTTCTGTAAATCTTTTATCAAGGCAGGCATCATTTCGTTATTGAGGTAATCACCCAAAACAGTACCTAATTTGTTATGTTGTGTCATAATATAGGTTAGTTTGTATTGGTAATCGGAGCCATTACTTACG encodes:
- a CDS encoding tail fiber protein; this translates as MRKNIFILSLLLTSSFCIAQNWFPPTNGNVGIGTIEPAFKLDVNGGGRFKIDDDQSGIGGLTIETNNGTNLKIGGNTTYSWIQSHAALPLYINELGNNTIFNRRDGNVGIGTTNPLAKLDVNGEVKVKENLFITGASGGYTTGDNPILFFGVSNGFARINIPFGDKMILSSYHGYAFKTSYNGATPITALTIGITGDVGIGVTNPDEKLTVKGKIHAQEVRIDLAAPIVPDYVFANDYKLRSLEEVEDYVKENRHLPEIPSAAVIEKNGLMLAEMNMSLLKKIEELTLYAIEQKKELSTQKEEIIQLKKYNTELELIKERLLKLEGHK
- a CDS encoding M14 family metallopeptidase; this encodes MRLFTIPFLLFSFIIFAQKGNKYDTYFEKGNGNQSANYQETIKYYTLLAHDFPTIKMQEMGLTDSGYPLHIITFNPDKQFDFNTIKKNKAVILLNNGIHAGEPDGIDATMQLFRDLALGKIKAPKNTVIVTIPVYNIGGALNRNSTTRANQDGPEEYGFRGNARNYDLNRDLIKSDTRNTKSFVEIFHKTNPDVFIDNHVSNGSDYQYKLTYIMTQHNKLGTVLGDYLNNEMMPALIKDLQKKNLETTPYVNAFEETPDNGFIQFSDSPRYTTGYTSLFNTIGFVVETHMLKNYADRVKATYEYMTTTIDFTDANYKKIKEMRLKNEAQYVPKKTYTIKWEIDSTKMTTFNFLGYEATHKKSDATTGNRLFYDRTKPYKKDIPYIKEFKSVKDITVPTAYIIPKGYWNVIDLLKSNGAAYTQLKNDTIIEVESYRIADFKTTNSAYEGHYLHRNTKVTSQITKVPFHKGDYVFKTQQKAIKYLLETLEPEGVDSFFNWNFFDTILQQKEGYSEYVFEDTAAKLLKDNPKLKAELEQAKLNDPKLAKDSEAQLDWVYKHSAYYEKAHMQYPVYRVL